A section of the Drosophila subobscura isolate 14011-0131.10 chromosome A, UCBerk_Dsub_1.0, whole genome shotgun sequence genome encodes:
- the LOC117898835 gene encoding uncharacterized protein LOC117898835, with protein sequence MSEQANQGRKRTHGSPIVGGTNAKRSRVQHTELMDMPPEILERIFSWVESPQSLIIALQGMQDTNQYTEYMMHRHRCFVYAHRMQRREGPREPMIRAALMVLQAATDHFNQCGYESHFVCNLASFHVRMSESTSNTIHIHLRKFISEFLLSVEKPLGSHEGSALADSKMGAQQRRFLLMLTLINLLRQFRSFTIMSSAMRLMQWHLKIEVQSIFLRVGFQRVTLRGLEHHIHILGLIAEMLLHDQLNDPFYSFKTVDQFTYGYGLNVSKKLTSSMVFNFSILAPQSTLLLLQKAVAGEFDPLHVAHMTATSAFNVRLVMTSKSKYQAFSATDTISLLLAA encoded by the exons ATGTCGGAACAAGCGAATCAAGGCCGCAAACGTACTCATGGATCTCCCATCGTGGGGGGGACAAATGCTAAGCGATCCCGTGTTCAGCATACAGAACTGATGGATATGCCGCCAGAGATTCTGGAACGCATCTTCTCCTGGGTTGAATCTCCTCAGAGCTTGATCATAGCATTGCAGGGAATGCAGGACACCAATCAGTACACCGAATACATGATGCATCGTCATCGCTGCTTTGTGTATGCCCATCGCATGCAACGGCGGGAGGGTCCACGAGAGCCCATGATTAGGGCCGCCTTGATG GTCTTGCAAGCGGCCACAGACCACTTTAACCAGTGTGGCTATGAGtcacattttgtgtgtaacTTGGCCTCCTTCCATGTGCGGATGTCTGAGTCCACCTCGAACACCATACACATTCATTTGAGGAAGTTCATCTCCGAGTTCCTGCTCAGTGTGGAGAAGCCCTTGGGCAGCCATGAAGGCAGCGCCCTAGCAGACTCCAAGATGGGAGCACAACAGCGTCGCTTCCTCTTGATGCTGACCCTGATCAATCTCCTCAGA CAATTTCGTTCCTTTACAATCATGAGTTCGGCCATGAGGCTGATGCAGTGGCACCTAAAGATCGAGGTGCAGTCAATATTTTTGCGCGTAGGGTTTCAGCGCGTCACCCTTCGGGGCCTCGAGCACCACATCCATATTTTGGGACTCATTGCGGAGATGCTTCTACATGACCAGCTGAACGATCCTTTCTA CTCCTTCAAAACTGTCGACCAATTTACCTATGGCTACGGCCTGAATGTGAGCAAAAAGCTGACCAGTTCCATGGTCTTCAATTTCAGTATCCTGGCACCGCAGAGCAcccttctcctgctgcagaAGGCCGTGGCCGGTGAGTTCGATCCGTTGCATGTTGCACACATGACAGCCACTTCGGCATTTAATGTGCGCCTCGTGATGACCAGCAAGAGCAAATACCAGGCATTTAGCGCTACGGACACCATCAGCCTGCTGTTGGCGGCCTGA
- the LOC117898844 gene encoding uncharacterized protein LOC117898844 — protein MSDNGAASGVMNLLLCGATGLGCCTLGPQDHPYAFAACVVGFCHGLLGMVACVSGDENAKRAKEATTALMEIVPLPLVNVELFLGSDSNNIALGHGLFIVPLAVSALIGWAKDSDEVGNARDTLKTLTVLGNVTSLVFLALNESSWPMGGMAFLAFMAKFGANFCEDNMAEGSGKHVACVSWSGFFFLATMAIAGESN, from the coding sequence ATGTCGGACAATGGCGCTGCGTCTGGTGTGATgaatctgctgctgtgtggcgcCACTGGACTTGGCTGCTGCACGCTTGGGCCACAGGACCATCCGTATGCCTTCGCGGCCTGTGTGGTGGGCTTCTGCCATGGACTGCTGGGCATGGTCGCCTGTGTCTCGGGCGATGAGAACGCGAAGAGAGCAAAGGAGGCCACCACGGCCCTGATGGAGattgtgccgctgccgctggtcaACGTGGAGCTGTTCCTGGGCtccgacagcaacaacattgcGCTCGGCCACGGACTGTTCATTGTGCCACTGGCGGTCAGTGCGCTCATCGGCTGGGCAAAGGACAGCGACGAGGTCGGCAACGCACGCGACACGCTCAAGACCCTGACCGTGCTGGGCAACGTGACGTCGCTGGTCTTCTTGGCACTCAACGAGAGCAGCTGGCCCATGGGCGGCATGGCATTCCTGGCCTTCATGGCCAAGTTCGGGGCCAACTTCTGCGAGGACAACATGGCCGAGGGCAGTGGCAAGCACGTGGCCTGCGTCAGCTGGTCGGGATTCTTCTTCCTCGCCACCATGGCCATCGCCGGCGAGTCAAACTGA
- the LOC117898826 gene encoding E3 ubiquitin-protein ligase MARCHF5, translating into MASYHFQMMAAFGEQDVVEQEREREREQRVCWICFASEDENRRAVWVQPCQCRGATKWVHQSCLYRWIDEKQKGNMRRIVTCQQCLTEYMIVYPSMGPLAAGLELTYGMVRRSSPFVVGCLFLGAIYWSAMSFGATTVVQLMGSPRGFSLIANADTLALAAGLPLVPVALLFSRFIRWEDTVLHLIRSRHNIFRKVPILSLLYRTTSESEDASLDGDIYSNFSSPCHARVISGALMLPTLATLAGGIFFPSVGDTLNRNLLGGATYIAAKGLLNIYLRQKLFLRSRRRLVFDYTEENVRVSSGNEPDGTHRPQNRQNAGFDYDSDSTDEDNWQTDSDSEADMD; encoded by the coding sequence ATGGCGAGCTACCACTTCCAGATGATGGCCGCATTTGGTGAGCAAGATGTGGTGGAGcaggaacgggaacgggaacgggagcAACGTGTGTGTTGGATATGCTTTGCCAGCGAAGACGAGAACCGCCGGGCTGTGTGGGTGCAGCCGTGCCAGTGCCGCGGCGCCACCAAGTGGGTGCACCAGAGCTGCCTCTATCGCTGGATCGACGAGAAGCAGAAGGGCAACATGCGGCGCATTGTCACCTGCCAGCAGTGCCTGACGGAGTACATGATTGTCTATCCATCGATGGGcccgctggccgctggcctCGAACTCACCTACGGCATGGTCCGCCGCAGCAGCCCCTTTGTGGTGGGTTGCCTCTTCCTTGGCGCCATCTACTGGTCGGCCATGTCATTTGGGGCCACAACTGTGGTCCAGCTCATGGGCAGTCCGCGTGGCTTCTCGCTCATTGCAAACGCAGACACGCTGGCCTTGGCCGCCGGTCTGCCCCTTGTGCCAGTGGCACTCCTCTTCTCACGATTCATTCGCTGGGAGGACACCGTGCTGCATCTCATTCGCAGCCGCCACAATATCTTTCGCAAGGTGCCGATCCTCAGTTTGCTGTACAGAACCACCTCCGAATCGGAGGACGCATCGCTCGATGGAGACATCTATTCCAACTTCTCGAGCCCGTGCCACGCACGAGTCATTTCCGGCGCCCTTATGCTCCCCACCCTCGCCACACTCGCCGGTGGCATCTTCTTCCCGAGTGTGGGCGACACCCTGAATCGCAACCTGCTCGGCGGCGCCACCTACATTGCCGCCAAGGGCCTTCTCAACATCTATCTGCGCCAGAAGCTCTTTCTGCGCAGTCGCCGCCGTCTCGTGTTCGACTACACCGAAGAGAATGTTCGCGTCTCCAGCGGCAACGAGCCCGATGGCACGCATCGGCCACAGAATCGCCAGAATGCAGGATTCGACTACGATTCCGACTCCACCGATGAGGACAACTGGCAAACTGACAGCGACTCCGAGGCGGACATGGACTGA